The DNA region GTGCCCGACCTGAGGGGGAAGAAGGTCTTGTTCGTCGGGTTGGGTGAGACCGCCGAACCTCAGCAGGCCCTGCCACAGCCGATGCGCGGGAAGATCGAGACGCTGTGGATGGACGTGTGCCACGCGGGTGGCGCACAGGAGTGCGCGAAATCGGCGATGATGCAGCTCGATCCGCCGGTGTCGACGAGCCCCGCCAAGACGGTCGACGTGCCGACGTTCGACCTGCCCGAGTTGCCGTCCGGCGGTGAGGCCACGGTGTCGGTGCCCACCCAGGCACTGTTCGCCCCCGATAGCGCCGAACTGCTGCCGACTGCGGAGAGCCAGCTGGCGGCGCTCGCCGAAAGGCTCGTCGCTCGCGGGGCGTCGATCGATCTCGTCGGTCACACCTGGCGCGTGGGGCCGCCCGAGGGTGCGCGGGCACTGTCCCAGCAACGCGCATCGGCGGTGGCGGACGCACTGGTGCGCAACGGGTATCCGCGTCCGTCGATTGGTGAGGTGCGAGGCGTCGGCTACGACGAACCCATCGCCGTCCCTGGCGGGGACGCCGCGCAGACCGCAGCAGCCAATCGGGTGGTGATCATCGACGTCCGTACGACGCGCTGACGCGGTCGCGGGTGGGCCCGGTGCGAGCACGCCTCGCGCCGGCCCCACCGCGTTCCCCGCTCATGGGGACTCGCTGTTCATTTCGGCGGACGGTCCGCCCGTCGCCATCGGCGACGTCGACAACAACCAAGAAATTAAGGAGAGGAATCGACATGAAGAAGTTCTGGACCCGGTGGCGCGCCAAGCGACGGGAATCGACCCTTGTCGCGACGGCGCGCGGTCAGTACGAGCGGCTGCGGCCCGGCTCGGTGGAGGCGAATCGGCTGCTCAGCGGCGACGGTCTGCTGATCACCGGGGTGCTCGCGGCCATCGCCCTCGTGGTGTCGGCGGCCCGCCGCACGATGGCCCAGTTGGTGCGCGATCACGACCGCGGGATCAACGCGATCACGTCGTTGCGGCTGCAGTTGACGCAGTTGCCCGAACGCCTGCACATCGTGTTGCCCGCCGGTCCGGGCAAGCCGGTTGAGATCGACTCCGTCGAGGCGCCCGGCGGCAAGTCGCCGCGGGGTGGCGGCGGGCTGCTGCGGCGGATCAAGGTCCGAAAGCGGCACGGGGTGGACATCTTCGGTGACGCGATCACGACGTCGGCGGCCAAGGTCGAGCACGACGAGATCGGAGAGCGCATCAACGACGATGCGGCACAGGGCATCACGCGGCACCGCCATCACGTCGCCACGGGCTGGCACTGGGCGGTCCGCGCGCTGCTGTTCTTCGACGTGCTGGCGCTGATGACGCTGACCCTGAAGCTCGAGAACGTGTCGACGGATCTCGCGGCCTGGCAGGAGCAGACGTTCGACCAGGTGCAGCGGCTCGCCACGGCGATCGCGTTCGCGCTGTTCGCCGCGCTCACCGTCGGCGTCTTCGCGCATCTGGTCGGCGGCCACACCTACCGGCACATCCATCGAGCGACGGACATCGAGGGTCGGCCGACGTCGTGGCGCTACCTGCTCGGCGGCTGGTCGCTGCTCGGGGGGCTGTCGATCCTCATGGGCGTGACGATCTTCGTCAGGCTGCACCACGAGGCCAGCGTGACGAACTCCGGCGGCTCCGTGGGAACCTGCGTTGCGCTGTTGATCGGCATCTGTGGCGTCCTCGCACCGCCCGCAGTGGCGCTCGTCGAAGCCATGGACAGCTCGCCGGAGGTGCAGCGGAGGTCGGCGCTCGCGCGAATCGTGCACGGAGCGAATCACGACGAGCAGATGCTGAGCCGGTCGATCGACGGGCACCACCGTGCGCTCTCCGCGATCGTCACGGAGGCCGAGCTGCTAATCGAGGAGACGACGTGCGCGGTCGACCACGAGCGGCTCGCCGCACACCAGGCGATCCTTACGTTGCGCACCGAGTACGGACACACCGGCGAGTACGTCGCGGCGATCGCGTATCCGGAACGCGACGGAGGCTTCCTTGCGGACTACGACCACGCCGTGCAGATGAAGCCGCTGCACGACGGGCTCGCGCGGATGCGGGCGGCGGTCGTGCCGGACGCCGACGACGGGCAGGACGACGCCGGCGAGCGGGTGCCCACTCCCGTCGCGCCGCTGCCGACGACGCCGAACTGGGCGGATGACGAGGGAGGTGATGAGTCTCCAGCCGCCTGACCATCATCAACGAGGTTGCTCGCCGGGTCACGGG from Mycobacterium sp. DL includes:
- a CDS encoding OmpA family protein, which encodes MTNAVKMMVIALLAALSPAVVGCASVEDRTQAANVIVVATATANEPAAILPADFDTLLRAANKSRQGTLTLLVPRDGRVEQVGDPIDVKVTRDGSTMENNEGLIDEGIAKISDEIRQRTSSIGSNASDLDLLTGLTEASRRANQSTIVLISSGLQTSGLLDFNGRGWDFDSSAVIDELRADGFVPDLRGKKVLFVGLGETAEPQQALPQPMRGKIETLWMDVCHAGGAQECAKSAMMQLDPPVSTSPAKTVDVPTFDLPELPSGGEATVSVPTQALFAPDSAELLPTAESQLAALAERLVARGASIDLVGHTWRVGPPEGARALSQQRASAVADALVRNGYPRPSIGEVRGVGYDEPIAVPGGDAAQTAAANRVVIIDVRTTR